AGCCGGGCGCGTTGGCAGGGGGGATGCCTGAAAATATGGATTTTTTCTTTTCCATCGCTACTTCTCCAGTTTAAGCAGATAACCCGTGCCGTAAATCGTCTTTATGCTTTTTCCGTATGTGCCCAGTTTACGGCGGAGCGTTTCCACATGTTTATCAATGGTTTCGCAATTAAATTGGCCCGATTTCTCTTTCCAGATTTCCTCCATCAGAAAAATACGCGAAACCACCTGCTCTTCATTGCACAGCAAAATGGATAAAATATCGAACTCTTTCGGTGTCAGGTCTTCTATTGAGTCCTGCTTTTTGTTTTTCAGCCCGGTTCTTATAGTGTGGCGCGCCCTGTTTATTTCTATATCGCCGTTCTTTGACGTGACCAGCGTTCTGGCGGAGGCTAAATTGGGCAGGATGCGCCTTAAATGGGCTTTCACTTTGGAAAGCAGGACCTGTTCGTCTATTTCGCTTAAAATAAAATCATCCGCACCGGCTTCCAGGGTTTCCGCTATCAGAGCATTGGTCGCTTTCGCTTTCCCGGTTGTGGCTATAACCGACAGGTTAGATTGACCC
The sequence above is a segment of the Elusimicrobiota bacterium genome. Coding sequences within it:
- a CDS encoding response regulator transcription factor, whose amino-acid sequence is MIDFVLWIIVSDKKLADSWYRVFSRECINVQLAETLAEIVRTAVEVKGLALVELGAADLPDTKTLKAFVAGQSNLSVIATTGKAKATNALIAETLEAGADDFILSEIDEQVLLSKVKAHLRRILPNLASARTLVTSKNGDIEINRARHTIRTGLKNKKQDSIEDLTPKEFDILSILLCNEEQVVSRIFLMEEIWKEKSGQFNCETIDKHVETLRRKLGTYGKSIKTIYGTGYLLKLEK